The sequence below is a genomic window from Shinella zoogloeoides.
GCTACGCCGCGCTGGCCGATGCGGGCACGGATTTCGAAACCGGCAGCACCGGAGCCGGCACCGGAGCGCTGACGGCCACATTCAAGGGCGGCCTCGGCTCGGCCTCCAGCATTCTCGATTGCGGCTTCACGGTCGGCGCCCTTGTCGCGGTCAATGCGCTCGGCTCCGCAACGGTCGGTGACAGCAGGCATTTCTGGGCCGCGTCTTTCGAGGAAGGTAGCGAGTTCGGCGGGCTCGGCCTGCCCGCGCCCTTCCCGGCCGACGCCCGGACGCCGCGCACGAAAATGTCACGCCGCCCCACCGGCACGGAAAACACCACGATCGCCGTCATCGCCACCGATGCGGCGCTCACCAAGGCAGAGGCCAAGCGCCTCGCCATCGCCGCCCATGACGGCTTCGCCCGCGCGCTCTGGCCGGCGCATACGCCGCTCGACGGCGACCTCGTCTTCGCGCTCGCGACCGGGAAAAGCGGACGCTCGCCCGCGCCGGAAGATTTCATCGAGCTTTGTGCGGCGGCGGCTTCCACCATGGCCCGCGCCATCGCCCGCGGCGTGCATGATGCGAGGTCCCTGACCGGAGACGTCATGCCGAGCTGGGCAGGGCGGTAATTCGCCCGTTGTTCCGCCCTGCCGGGAATGATATGGCCACGCCAAAATTCTTGCCAGGAGCCTGACATGACCCTCCCCATCCGGATCGCGCCGTCCATTCTTGCGGCCGACTATGCGAAACTCGGCCAGGAAGTGCGCGACGTCGTCGCGGCCGGCGCGGACTGGATCCATCTCGACATCATGGACGGTCATTTCGTGCCGAACATCTCCTTCGGGCCAGACGTCATCAAGGCGCTACGCCCGCATACCGATGCCTTCTTCGACTGCCACCTGATGATCGCGCCGGCCGATCCCTATCTCGAAGCCTTTGCCAAGGCCGGCTGCGACAGCATCACCGTGCATGCCGAGGCAGGCCCGCATCTCGACCGTTCGCTGCAGGCCATCAAGGCGCTCGGCAAGCGCGCCGGCGTGTCGATCAATCCGGCAACCTCGGAAAGCGTGCTCGAATATCTCCTCGACAAGATCGACCTCATCCTCGTCATGACGGTAAACCCCGGCTTCGGCGGCCAGAAGTTCATTCCGGCGATGGAGGAGAAGATCCGCCGCGTGCGCGCCCTCGTCGGCGACCGGCCGATCGATATCCAGGTGGACGGCGGCATCACCGTCGATACGATCGCCCTCCCCGCTGCGGCCGGCGCCAACGCCTTCGTCGCGGGGTCGGCCATCTTCGGCGGCGGCCATGTTGACGCCTATCGCAAAACCATCGACACTCTGCGCAGCAATGCGGAGGGAGCGCGGGCGTGAGCATCTTGCGAAGAGCGGCAATCGCCCTTGCGGCGTCCCTGCTATCAACGGCAGGCGCATCGGCGGGCGATTTCTCGACCTTCCAGTCCCTCGGATTCTCGCCCGACGGCAAGATCTACGCTTTCGAGGAATTCGGCATCCAGGACGGCTCGGGCTTCCCCTATTCCAACGTCTATTTCATCGACACGCAGAAGGACGCCTATCTCGCCGGCACACCGATCCGCGTGCGCATAGACAGCGAAGAGGCTGACATCGCCAAGGCGCGGGCGGATAGCCGCTACAAGGCGAAGGCGCTGATCGATCAGCACAAGGTGCTCTCCAATACCGGCGTGCTCGCCGCCTTCAACCCGATGGGCGAAGGGAACGTGGACCCCAGGCGCATCGAATATGTTCCGCATGCGATCGAGCCGGTGCCGGGCGGCAGCTACGCGCTGACGCTCGACGAAATCGCGCTGGACCTGCCGGACATGTGCCGGGACATCGCCCCGGACGGCGGCAAGGGTTTTCGCCTGAAGCTCGTCAGGCGCGACGGCCAAGCAACCGACAAGGTGCTGCACGAGGACACGCGCGTGCCGGAAAGCCGCAACTGCCCGATCTCCTATCAGATTTCGGGCGCCGTCGCCTTCCATCCGTCCGGCGCCGATCCTGTTCATGTCGCGCTCGTGCTGGTGCGTAGCTTCGGCTTCGAGGGTGCCGACGGTCGCTGGATCGCCGTGCCCTTCCGGCCTTGAACAGGGCCATCGCAGCAGCGCAAGGCAACGGGGCCTTTCGTGACGGGCCCGCACCGATCGTCCCGCACCTGCCGCTCCTCCTTGGCGGCGCGGCCGCCTGGGGCCTGCTCATGGCGGCCTGCGCCTTCTTCTCGCTCGTGATGCAGGGCCGCTGGCAATCCTTCCATCTGGAAAAGATCCTCGTCATCTATTTTGCCGGCGGGTTTCTCGCCTGGCTCTGCGTTCTGCCGATCGCGCGCCTGCTCTCGCGCCGCCGCAGCGCCGAGGCGCGCTTTGCCGCCCATTTCGCGCTGTTGAGCCTCGGCACGGTCGCCATGACGGCCTTCGTCTTCGCCATGGACTACCGGCTGTTCTATGCGCAGTGGCACCAGCCGTTCGGCACGCGTACCTGGTTCCTGCAGTTCCTCTTCACCTCGGCCGGCGCCACCTACCAGTTCCTCGTCATGGGCCTCGGGCTCTACCTGCCGGTCGGCCTGCCGGTGCTTGCCGGGGCCAGCCTGTGGCTGTCGCGGCCCATGATGCGTTGAGCTTGCCGGCCATCTTTGCTAAAGCGGCGGCAATTCCCACCTCCCAGAGAAAGTCTAGAGCCGATGATCCCTCGCTATTCCCGACCGGACATGGTCGCGATCTGGTCGCCTGAAACGAAGTTCCGCATCTGGTTCGAGATCGAGGCGCATGCCTGCGACGCGCTGGCGGATCTCGGCGTCATCCCGAAATCGGCCGCCGAGACGATCTGGGAAAAGGGCGGCAAGGCCGAGTTCGACGTCGCCCGCATCGACGAGATCGAAGCCGTCACCAAGCACGACGTCATCGCCTTCCTGACGCATCTTGCCGAATTCGTCGGCCCGGACAGCCGCTTCGTGCACCAGGGCATGACCTCGTCGGACGTGCTCGACACGACCTTCAACATCCAGCTCGTGCGCGCCGCCGATATTCTCCTCGCCGGCATGGACCGCGTGCTGGCTGCGCTCAAGGCCCGCGCCTTCGAGCATAAGGACACCATCCGCATCGGCCGCAGCCACGGCATCCATGCCGAGCCGACGACGATGGGCCTGACGCTCGCCCGCTTCTACGCCGAGATGGACCGGGGCCGCGCCCGCCTCGTGGCCGCCCGCGCGGAAATCGCCACCGGTGCGATCTCCGGCGCCGTCGGCACCTTCGCCAATATCGACCCGCGCGTGGAAGAGCATGTCTGCGCCAAGCTCGGCCTCGTACCCGAGCCCGTCTCCACGCAGGTCATCCCGCGCGACCGCCATGCGATGTTCTTCGCGACCCTCGGCGTCATCGCCTCGTCCATCGAGAACGTCGCGATCGAAATCCGCCATATGCAGCGCACGGAAGTCCTGGAAGCGGAAGAGTTCTTCTCGCCCGGCCAGAAGGGCTCCTCCGCCATGCCGCACAAGCGCAACCCGGTGCTGACGGAGAACCTGACCGGCCTTGCCCGCCTCGTGCGCATGGCCGTCACGCCCGCCATGGAGAACGTGGCGCTCTGGCACGAGCGCGACATTTCCCATTCCAGCGTCGAGCGCGGCATCGGCCCGGACACGACGATCACCCTCGACTTCGCACTGAACCGCCTTGCCGGCGTCATCGAGAAGCTGGTGATCTATCCGGAGAACATGCTGAAGAATATGAACAAGTTCCGCGGACTTGTTCACTCGCAGCGCGTCCTGCTTGCTCTTACGCAAGCCGGCGTGTCGCGCGAGGATGCCTACCGCCTCGTGCAGCGCAATGCCATGAAGGTCTGGGAACAGGGCAAGGACTTCCTGGAAGAGCTGCTGGCGGACGGCGAAGTGCGCGCTGCCCTTTCCGAAGAGCAGATCCGCGAAAAGTTCGACCTCGGCTATCACACCAAGCACGTCGATACGATCTTCCGCCGCGTCTTCGGCACCGTCTGACGCAAGACCGGAAATCAAAGGCGGCGATGGCGCCAATGGCGCCATCGCTCCCCTCTGGCGGGCGGTCTTGCACTCTCCTCCTGGCGCGGCACCGCCCGCGGAACTTG
It includes:
- a CDS encoding DUF2259 domain-containing protein produces the protein MSILRRAAIALAASLLSTAGASAGDFSTFQSLGFSPDGKIYAFEEFGIQDGSGFPYSNVYFIDTQKDAYLAGTPIRVRIDSEEADIAKARADSRYKAKALIDQHKVLSNTGVLAAFNPMGEGNVDPRRIEYVPHAIEPVPGGSYALTLDEIALDLPDMCRDIAPDGGKGFRLKLVRRDGQATDKVLHEDTRVPESRNCPISYQISGAVAFHPSGADPVHVALVLVRSFGFEGADGRWIAVPFRP
- the purB gene encoding adenylosuccinate lyase, which codes for MIPRYSRPDMVAIWSPETKFRIWFEIEAHACDALADLGVIPKSAAETIWEKGGKAEFDVARIDEIEAVTKHDVIAFLTHLAEFVGPDSRFVHQGMTSSDVLDTTFNIQLVRAADILLAGMDRVLAALKARAFEHKDTIRIGRSHGIHAEPTTMGLTLARFYAEMDRGRARLVAARAEIATGAISGAVGTFANIDPRVEEHVCAKLGLVPEPVSTQVIPRDRHAMFFATLGVIASSIENVAIEIRHMQRTEVLEAEEFFSPGQKGSSAMPHKRNPVLTENLTGLARLVRMAVTPAMENVALWHERDISHSSVERGIGPDTTITLDFALNRLAGVIEKLVIYPENMLKNMNKFRGLVHSQRVLLALTQAGVSREDAYRLVQRNAMKVWEQGKDFLEELLADGEVRAALSEEQIREKFDLGYHTKHVDTIFRRVFGTV
- a CDS encoding P1 family peptidase, translating into MKPGPRNLITDVAGLTVGNATDHRLRSGVTVVLCEEPATAAVQVLGGAPGTRETDLLEPHNTVQTVDALVLSGGSAFGLDAASGVQAGLREAGRGFAVGPFRVPIVPAAILFDLMNGGDKDWGRYPPYRELGYAALADAGTDFETGSTGAGTGALTATFKGGLGSASSILDCGFTVGALVAVNALGSATVGDSRHFWAASFEEGSEFGGLGLPAPFPADARTPRTKMSRRPTGTENTTIAVIATDAALTKAEAKRLAIAAHDGFARALWPAHTPLDGDLVFALATGKSGRSPAPEDFIELCAAAASTMARAIARGVHDARSLTGDVMPSWAGR
- the rpe gene encoding ribulose-phosphate 3-epimerase → MTLPIRIAPSILAADYAKLGQEVRDVVAAGADWIHLDIMDGHFVPNISFGPDVIKALRPHTDAFFDCHLMIAPADPYLEAFAKAGCDSITVHAEAGPHLDRSLQAIKALGKRAGVSINPATSESVLEYLLDKIDLILVMTVNPGFGGQKFIPAMEEKIRRVRALVGDRPIDIQVDGGITVDTIALPAAAGANAFVAGSAIFGGGHVDAYRKTIDTLRSNAEGARA